The following coding sequences are from one Microbulbifer sp. TB1203 window:
- the mpl gene encoding UDP-N-acetylmuramate:L-alanyl-gamma-D-glutamyl-meso-diaminopimelate ligase: MHIHILGICGTFMGSLAQLAVAEGHRVTGSDANVYPPMSTQLQNAGIQLTEGYDPAQLEPAPDLVIIGNALSRGNPAVEAVLERGLSYTSGAQWLCDHFLGGRWVLAVSGTHGKTTTASMLAWILEHADMHPGFLIGGVPNNFGVSARLGDTPFFVVEADEYDTAFFDKRSKFVHYRPRTLIINNLEFDHADIFRDLADIQHQFHHLVRTVPGNGLIVAAADRSVEEVLEQGCWSELQRVTAEGGEGVHLADWCAVDIAPDGGSFAVNFRGAEVARVEWQQTGLHNVRNGLSAMAAARHVGVPPSLAAQALGLFEGVKRRMECLGEVGEIRVYDDFAHHPTAIESTLNGLRAKVGDEKIIALIEPRSNTMRMGCHRQQLAHACAGADLVLWYEPEGMDWSLGEVVHHSTVPAKIFGNIEAGVESAVNLAAPGSHIVVMSNGGFGGIHQRLLGALEQKYGRNA, translated from the coding sequence ATGCACATCCATATTCTAGGCATCTGCGGCACTTTTATGGGCAGCCTGGCCCAGTTGGCGGTGGCCGAGGGGCACCGGGTCACCGGCAGCGACGCCAATGTCTACCCGCCCATGAGCACCCAGTTGCAGAATGCCGGAATCCAGCTCACCGAGGGCTACGATCCGGCTCAACTGGAGCCGGCGCCGGATCTGGTGATCATCGGCAACGCACTGTCCCGCGGTAATCCGGCGGTGGAGGCGGTGCTGGAGCGGGGCCTGTCTTATACCTCCGGCGCGCAGTGGCTTTGTGATCACTTTCTTGGGGGCCGCTGGGTACTGGCGGTTTCCGGCACCCACGGCAAGACGACTACCGCGAGCATGCTGGCCTGGATACTGGAGCATGCGGATATGCATCCCGGTTTCCTGATCGGCGGCGTGCCGAACAACTTCGGCGTATCCGCGCGCCTGGGGGATACTCCCTTCTTCGTGGTGGAGGCGGACGAGTACGACACCGCTTTTTTCGACAAGCGCTCCAAGTTCGTGCATTACCGTCCGCGCACCCTGATCATCAACAACCTGGAATTCGACCACGCGGACATCTTTCGCGACCTGGCGGACATCCAGCACCAGTTCCACCACCTGGTGCGCACCGTGCCGGGCAACGGCCTGATTGTGGCCGCCGCCGACAGGTCGGTGGAGGAGGTGTTGGAACAGGGCTGCTGGAGCGAATTGCAGCGTGTTACTGCCGAGGGTGGGGAGGGCGTCCACCTGGCCGACTGGTGCGCGGTGGATATTGCCCCGGATGGTGGCAGTTTTGCGGTGAACTTCCGCGGCGCCGAGGTGGCGCGGGTGGAGTGGCAGCAGACCGGGCTGCACAATGTACGCAACGGACTCTCCGCCATGGCCGCCGCGCGCCACGTGGGCGTCCCTCCCAGCCTGGCTGCGCAGGCCCTGGGGTTATTCGAGGGGGTCAAGCGCCGCATGGAGTGCCTGGGAGAGGTTGGGGAAATCCGCGTCTACGACGATTTCGCTCACCATCCCACCGCTATCGAATCCACCCTCAACGGCTTGCGCGCGAAGGTGGGGGACGAAAAGATCATCGCCCTGATCGAGCCGCGTTCCAATACCATGCGCATGGGGTGTCACCGCCAACAGTTGGCCCACGCCTGCGCCGGCGCCGACCTGGTGCTCTGGTACGAGCCGGAGGGGATGGATTGGTCCCTGGGTGAAGTGGTTCACCATTCCACCGTGCCGGCGAAGATTTTCGGCAATATCGAGGCTGGGGTAGAATCCGCGGTTAACCTGGCCGCCCCCGGCAGCCATATCGTGGTGATGAGCAACGGCGGCTTTGGCGGCATCCACCAGCGCTTGCTTGGAGCGCTGGAGCAGAAATACGGCCGGAACGCCTAA
- a CDS encoding flavin prenyltransferase UbiX, whose protein sequence is MTSPFAKTVTLAITGASGAQYGLRLLQCLLAADCRVWLLLSDAAKVVIDTETDCRLPQGDEELEKFFHRRFDAREGQLQVFGKRDWFSPVASGSGSAASMVICPASGGTLSAIACGASNNLVERAADVALKERRQLILVPREAPYSEIHLENMLKLTRMGAVILPASPGFYQKPQSVEDLVDFVVARLLDQLGIEQKLLPKWGEV, encoded by the coding sequence GTGACATCCCCCTTTGCCAAAACAGTCACCCTGGCCATAACCGGCGCCTCCGGCGCCCAGTACGGCCTGCGTCTGCTGCAATGCCTGCTGGCTGCCGACTGCCGGGTCTGGCTGTTGCTCTCCGATGCGGCCAAAGTGGTGATCGACACCGAGACCGACTGCCGATTGCCGCAGGGGGACGAGGAACTGGAGAAATTCTTCCACCGCCGCTTCGATGCCCGCGAGGGCCAGTTGCAGGTGTTCGGCAAGCGGGACTGGTTTTCCCCGGTGGCCTCCGGTTCCGGCAGTGCTGCGTCTATGGTGATCTGCCCAGCCAGCGGCGGCACCCTGTCGGCGATCGCTTGCGGGGCCTCCAACAACCTGGTCGAACGCGCGGCGGATGTGGCGTTGAAAGAACGCCGGCAGCTGATCCTGGTGCCGAGGGAGGCGCCTTACTCGGAAATCCACCTGGAAAATATGCTCAAGCTCACGCGCATGGGCGCGGTGATACTGCCGGCCAGCCCCGGCTTCTATCAAAAACCGCAGTCGGTGGAAGACCTGGTGGACTTCGTGGTGGCGCGGCTGCTGGACCAGCTGGGCATTGAACAGAAACTACTGCCCAAATGGGGGGAAGTGTGA
- a CDS encoding SelT/SelW/SelH family protein, whose translation MGGSVKATVIIHYCVQCNWMLRASWMAQELLYTFADDLEQVALKPGSGGVFEIFVDDQLIWERVRDGGFPGPKELKKRVRDLLFPERDLGHIDR comes from the coding sequence ATGGGGGGAAGTGTGAAAGCTACAGTAATCATTCACTACTGCGTGCAATGCAACTGGATGCTGCGCGCCAGCTGGATGGCCCAGGAGCTGCTCTACACCTTTGCCGACGACCTGGAGCAGGTGGCGCTCAAACCGGGCAGCGGCGGAGTGTTTGAAATTTTCGTCGACGACCAGTTGATCTGGGAGCGTGTGCGGGACGGCGGCTTTCCCGGCCCCAAGGAACTGAAAAAACGCGTGCGCGACCTATTGTTTCCGGAGCGCGACCTGGGTCATATCGACCGCTGA
- a CDS encoding MMPL family transporter, with protein MLSALKTCYEKLVIEHPKTVLVIVALLTLVAAAGLPRFKLDASADSLTLETDDSLDYFREIAERYSSGDFLVVTYRYKNGDLFDDDSLATLRRLRDELAQVEGITSVQTILDVPLLYSPKPAIADIADGIRTLSTPGTDRKLARQEFLSSPIYRELILSPDGQTTALLLNLELDRRGLELVRERDALRRKRNSDEGLSGEEAARLEEVSATYLQHRTQGEQRSRERVEEVREILTGYKGNAELFLGGVSMITADMVSFIKSDLVVFGSGILLFIIVTLLVIFRQARWVLLPLTTCVVTAVTMLGLLSWLDWRLTVISANFVALLLIITLAITIHLAVRYREFAAQNPDWDRRRLVMETVQFMAKPCLYTALTTMVAFMSLVVSGIRPVIDFGWMMTIGVTLALVLSFAIIPAALMLLRKRTDGVGEDNSGVFTLIFSRFAERRRGIVLGVSLLAAVISVVGISMLKVENRFIDYFDKSTEIYQGMQVIDQRLGGTVTLDIILDKPEEEVPAFEGEEDPFAMDTADDGFAEEDPFAAEDPFGGEGETVESSYWFTVAGLAKIEQLHDFLEQQPEIGKVQSLATLYKVARDLNDGPLNDFELAVARTSLPEEINDVLVDPYLSVEHHQARVTLRAMETDPNLRREELIQRIYDYAENEMGITPEYIHQTGLLVLYNNMLQSLFKSQILTLGAVFVGILLMFLVLFRSLSLAIIALVPNMLAACVVLGGMGLAGVPLDMMTITIAAITVGIGVDHAIHYLYRFRAEFEKDGDYLATMHRSHATIGRAMFYTAITIIAGFSILALSKFVPSIYFGLLTALAMSAALLGSLTLLPLLLLLFKPLGVSEDKKEKSEDSVACNA; from the coding sequence ATGTTGTCAGCTTTAAAGACCTGCTACGAAAAACTGGTAATTGAGCACCCGAAAACCGTGTTGGTGATCGTCGCGCTGCTCACTTTGGTCGCGGCCGCGGGGTTGCCGCGCTTCAAGCTGGACGCCTCCGCCGATTCCCTTACCCTGGAAACCGACGACTCCCTGGATTACTTCCGCGAGATCGCCGAGCGCTATTCCTCCGGCGACTTTCTGGTGGTCACCTATCGCTACAAAAACGGCGACCTGTTCGACGACGACTCCCTGGCCACCCTGCGACGCCTGCGCGATGAACTGGCGCAAGTGGAAGGCATAACCAGTGTACAGACCATTCTCGATGTTCCGCTGCTGTACAGCCCCAAACCGGCGATCGCCGATATCGCCGACGGCATCCGCACCCTGTCCACCCCAGGTACGGACAGAAAGCTGGCGCGCCAGGAATTTCTCTCCAGTCCCATCTACCGCGAACTGATCCTGAGCCCGGACGGCCAGACCACCGCGCTGCTGCTCAACCTGGAACTGGACCGCCGCGGCCTGGAACTGGTGCGCGAGCGCGACGCCCTGCGCCGCAAACGCAATAGTGATGAAGGGTTGAGCGGGGAAGAGGCCGCGCGCCTGGAAGAGGTCAGTGCCACTTACCTGCAGCATCGCACCCAGGGGGAGCAGCGCTCCCGCGAGCGGGTGGAAGAGGTTCGCGAAATCCTCACAGGTTACAAGGGCAACGCCGAGCTGTTCCTCGGCGGTGTATCGATGATCACCGCCGATATGGTCTCCTTTATCAAGAGCGACCTGGTGGTCTTCGGCAGCGGTATCCTGCTGTTTATTATCGTCACCCTGCTGGTTATTTTCCGGCAGGCGCGCTGGGTTCTGTTGCCCCTGACTACCTGCGTGGTCACCGCGGTGACGATGCTGGGCCTGCTCAGTTGGTTGGACTGGCGCCTCACGGTCATCTCTGCCAACTTCGTCGCCCTGCTGCTGATCATCACCCTGGCCATCACCATTCACCTGGCGGTGCGCTACCGCGAGTTTGCCGCGCAGAACCCCGACTGGGATCGCCGGCGGCTGGTGATGGAGACGGTCCAGTTTATGGCCAAGCCCTGTCTGTACACCGCGCTGACCACCATGGTGGCCTTCATGTCGTTGGTGGTGAGCGGCATCCGCCCGGTGATCGACTTTGGCTGGATGATGACCATCGGCGTGACCCTGGCGCTGGTGCTGTCGTTCGCAATTATTCCCGCGGCACTGATGTTGCTGCGCAAGCGTACCGACGGCGTCGGCGAAGACAACTCCGGAGTTTTCACCCTGATTTTTTCCCGCTTCGCCGAGCGGCGCCGCGGCATTGTGCTCGGTGTCTCGCTGCTGGCGGCGGTGATCAGCGTCGTGGGTATCTCCATGTTGAAGGTGGAAAACCGCTTTATCGACTACTTCGACAAATCCACGGAAATTTACCAGGGCATGCAGGTGATCGATCAGCGTCTGGGGGGTACCGTGACCCTGGATATCATTCTGGATAAACCGGAGGAAGAGGTTCCGGCATTCGAGGGCGAGGAGGATCCCTTCGCCATGGATACCGCGGACGACGGCTTTGCCGAGGAAGACCCGTTTGCCGCCGAGGATCCGTTCGGCGGGGAAGGGGAAACAGTGGAAAGCAGCTACTGGTTCACCGTCGCCGGGCTGGCGAAAATCGAGCAACTGCACGATTTCCTGGAGCAGCAGCCGGAAATCGGCAAGGTGCAGTCCCTGGCCACCCTGTACAAGGTGGCGCGGGATTTAAACGACGGCCCTCTCAACGATTTCGAACTGGCAGTGGCGCGCACCAGCCTGCCGGAAGAGATCAACGATGTGTTGGTGGACCCCTATCTGTCCGTCGAACACCACCAGGCGCGCGTCACCCTGCGCGCCATGGAAACCGATCCCAACCTGCGTCGCGAGGAACTGATCCAGCGGATCTACGACTACGCGGAAAACGAAATGGGCATAACGCCGGAATATATACACCAGACCGGCCTGCTGGTGCTCTACAACAATATGCTGCAGAGCCTGTTCAAGTCGCAGATACTCACCTTGGGCGCGGTGTTCGTGGGCATCCTGCTGATGTTCCTGGTGCTGTTCCGCTCCCTGTCCCTGGCAATTATCGCTTTGGTGCCGAACATGCTCGCCGCTTGCGTGGTGCTCGGCGGCATGGGCCTGGCCGGGGTTCCGCTGGACATGATGACCATCACCATCGCCGCGATCACTGTGGGCATCGGTGTGGATCACGCGATCCACTACCTCTACCGCTTCCGCGCCGAGTTCGAAAAGGACGGCGATTACCTGGCCACCATGCACCGCAGCCATGCCACCATAGGCCGCGCCATGTTCTACACCGCGATCACCATTATCGCCGGCTTCTCCATCCTGGCCCTGTCCAAGTTCGTGCCGTCCATCTACTTCGGCCTGCTCACTGCACTGGCCATGTCCGCGGCACTGCTGGGATCGCTGACTCTGTTGCCACTGCTGTTGCTGCTGTTCAAGCCGCTGGGGGTTTCAGAAGATAAAAAGGAGAAGTCAGAGGACAGCGTTGCCTGCAACGCATGA
- a CDS encoding peptidylprolyl isomerase translates to MPKATARHILVENEEECLKLKKQIEEGADFGIIAQEHSKCPSGRSGGELGEFSQGQMVPEFDKVVFSGDLNKVLGPVKTQFGYHLIEVTDRSE, encoded by the coding sequence ATGCCAAAGGCCACAGCCCGCCACATCCTGGTGGAAAACGAAGAAGAGTGCCTCAAGCTGAAAAAACAGATCGAAGAGGGCGCCGACTTCGGCATCATCGCCCAGGAACACTCCAAATGCCCCTCCGGCCGCTCCGGCGGAGAGCTGGGGGAATTCAGCCAGGGGCAGATGGTGCCGGAATTCGACAAGGTGGTATTTTCCGGCGACTTGAACAAGGTGCTGGGGCCGGTGAAGACCCAGTTTGGCTATCACCTGATCGAGGTTACCGACCGCAGCGAATAA
- a CDS encoding neutral zinc metallopeptidase — protein MRWRQGRRSENIEDRRGQSPRSGNGLGNLFALAPLLLRSKKGWLILGVIVAIYYFSDGLDHLPGGGQPPPLSTEQPGQPGTPGNEIADFVSVVLADTEDTWDQLFQTAGIQYQPPKLVLYHDTVRSACGLNTAAVGPFYCPDDRKVYLDLNFLNDLKQLGAPGDFAFGYVIAHEVGHHVQNLLGTTQKVQQARTQSDKATANRLSVMLELQADCFAGVWAYYANRDRQMLEPGDLEEGLAAASAVGDDRLQKRTGRAVSPDAFTHGSAKQRVYWFKQGFNSGDVTKCNTFAALAGQ, from the coding sequence ATGCGCTGGCGCCAGGGCCGCAGAAGCGAGAATATCGAAGACCGCCGCGGCCAGTCCCCGCGCTCGGGCAACGGATTGGGAAATCTTTTCGCCCTGGCCCCCCTGCTGCTGCGCAGTAAAAAGGGCTGGCTGATCCTCGGCGTTATCGTCGCCATTTATTATTTCAGCGACGGCTTGGACCACTTGCCCGGCGGCGGCCAGCCCCCACCCCTGAGTACCGAACAGCCCGGCCAGCCGGGCACCCCCGGCAACGAGATCGCCGATTTCGTTTCCGTGGTACTGGCGGACACCGAGGACACCTGGGACCAGCTGTTCCAGACCGCCGGCATCCAGTACCAGCCGCCCAAATTGGTGCTCTACCACGACACCGTGCGCTCCGCCTGTGGTCTCAATACCGCCGCGGTGGGCCCTTTCTACTGCCCCGACGACAGAAAGGTCTACCTGGACCTGAATTTTCTCAACGACCTGAAACAGCTGGGCGCGCCGGGGGATTTCGCCTTCGGCTACGTCATTGCCCACGAAGTGGGCCACCATGTGCAGAACCTGTTGGGTACAACCCAAAAGGTACAACAGGCCCGCACGCAGTCGGACAAGGCCACTGCGAATCGGCTGTCGGTAATGCTGGAATTGCAGGCGGACTGCTTCGCCGGCGTCTGGGCCTACTACGCCAACCGCGACCGTCAGATGCTGGAACCGGGCGACCTGGAGGAGGGCCTGGCCGCCGCCTCGGCGGTGGGCGACGACCGCCTGCAGAAACGCACCGGGCGCGCGGTATCCCCCGACGCCTTCACCCACGGCAGCGCCAAACAGCGGGTCTACTGGTTCAAACAGGGCTTCAACAGCGGCGACGTAACCAAGTGCAATACCTTTGCCGCTCTGGCGGGCCAGTGA
- a CDS encoding LON peptidase substrate-binding domain-containing protein: MPQIPLFPLGMALFPGVTLPLRIFEQRYLRLVTETLKTDSGFGVALIRKGREVGRASVWPVGLTVQIVDWSQGEEGLLHIQVRGGRRFRILETHRAEDGLLIGDEVEWLPDEPDRPVPANCDGLLEVLRELKQHAAMLSLQFAPVDSADALSWQLAQLLPLEDRVRVELLATSDPLERLATIAASLDRWSRE, translated from the coding sequence TTGCCACAGATTCCCCTTTTTCCTCTCGGTATGGCGCTGTTTCCCGGTGTCACTCTGCCCCTGCGCATTTTCGAACAGCGCTATCTGCGCTTGGTGACGGAGACACTGAAGACGGACAGTGGCTTTGGCGTGGCGCTGATTCGCAAGGGGCGGGAAGTGGGGCGCGCTTCGGTTTGGCCGGTGGGGCTCACTGTGCAGATCGTCGACTGGAGCCAGGGGGAAGAGGGGTTGCTGCATATCCAGGTGCGCGGGGGGCGGCGCTTCCGGATACTGGAAACCCACCGCGCGGAGGATGGCCTGTTGATCGGCGACGAAGTGGAATGGCTGCCGGACGAGCCGGACAGGCCGGTGCCCGCGAACTGCGACGGCCTGCTCGAAGTATTGCGGGAGTTGAAGCAACACGCGGCCATGCTTTCCCTGCAGTTCGCCCCGGTGGACAGTGCCGACGCGCTGTCCTGGCAACTGGCGCAACTGCTGCCGCTGGAGGATCGGGTGCGCGTGGAACTGCTGGCCACCTCGGATCCCCTGGAGCGCTTGGCCACTATCGCCGCCAGCCTGGATCGCTGGAGTCGCGAATAA
- a CDS encoding glutamate-5-semialdehyde dehydrogenase has translation MNSSAANTSEQQSTQARLEEMGRAAREASRRMAQADTATKNRALHAIAEQLDVRRDQIAEANDRDMKAGRDNGLDAALLDRLELTGERIDGMIDGLHQIAELPDPVGEVDDLKYRPSGIQVGKMRVPLGVVGIIYESRPNVTIDAASLCLKSGNATILRGGSEALHSNGAIAACIAAGLKEAGLPETAVQVVDTTDRAAVGALISMPEYVDVIVPRGGPSLIERVSRDARVPVIKHLHGVCHVYIDDRADLQKAFDIALNAKTHRYGVCNAMESLLVAEGVAEDILPKLAQAYREKGVELRGCERTRKILEDCNPAAEADWSEEYLAPVLSIRIVGDMDAAMDHIARYGSGHTEAIVTEDYSRARRFLAEVDSSSVMVNASTRFADGFEYGLGAEIGISTDKIHARGPVGLEGLTSQKWIVLGDGHIRQ, from the coding sequence GTGAACAGTAGCGCCGCGAATACCAGTGAACAGCAATCCACTCAAGCCAGACTGGAAGAGATGGGCCGCGCCGCCCGCGAGGCATCGAGACGGATGGCGCAGGCGGATACCGCCACCAAGAACCGCGCACTTCATGCCATTGCCGAACAACTGGACGTCCGCCGCGATCAGATCGCCGAGGCCAACGACCGGGACATGAAGGCGGGGCGCGACAATGGCCTGGACGCGGCGCTGCTGGACCGGCTCGAACTCACCGGCGAGCGGATCGACGGGATGATCGACGGCCTTCACCAGATTGCCGAACTGCCGGACCCGGTGGGCGAGGTCGACGATCTCAAATACCGCCCCAGCGGTATCCAGGTGGGCAAGATGCGCGTGCCCCTGGGGGTGGTGGGCATCATCTACGAATCCCGCCCCAACGTGACTATCGACGCCGCCAGCTTATGCCTGAAATCCGGCAACGCCACCATTTTGCGCGGCGGCAGTGAGGCATTGCACTCCAACGGCGCCATCGCCGCCTGCATCGCCGCCGGGCTGAAAGAGGCAGGGCTGCCGGAGACCGCGGTACAGGTGGTGGACACCACTGACCGCGCCGCCGTAGGGGCGCTGATCAGCATGCCGGAATACGTGGACGTGATAGTGCCCCGCGGTGGCCCCAGCCTGATCGAGCGGGTCAGCCGCGATGCGCGGGTGCCGGTGATCAAGCACCTGCACGGCGTCTGCCACGTATATATCGACGACCGCGCGGACCTGCAAAAAGCTTTCGATATCGCGCTGAATGCCAAGACCCACCGCTACGGCGTGTGCAACGCCATGGAGAGCCTGCTGGTGGCGGAGGGCGTCGCCGAGGATATACTGCCGAAGCTGGCGCAGGCCTATCGCGAGAAGGGCGTGGAGCTGCGCGGCTGCGAGCGGACGCGCAAGATCCTCGAGGACTGTAACCCCGCCGCCGAGGCGGATTGGAGCGAGGAATACCTGGCGCCGGTGCTGTCCATCCGCATCGTCGGGGATATGGATGCCGCCATGGACCATATCGCCCGCTACGGCTCCGGCCACACCGAAGCCATCGTCACCGAGGATTACAGCCGCGCGCGGCGCTTCCTCGCCGAGGTGGACTCCAGCTCGGTAATGGTCAACGCCTCCACCCGCTTTGCGGACGGCTTCGAGTACGGCCTGGGGGCGGAGATCGGCATCAGCACCGACAAGATCCACGCCCGCGGCCCGGTGGGGCTGGAGGGGTTGACCTCGCAGAAGTGGATAGTGCTGGGGGATGGGCATATTCGCCAATGA
- the nadD gene encoding nicotinate-nucleotide adenylyltransferase produces the protein MDSKLHTIALFGGTFDPVHFGHLRMALELREALGVDEMRILPSRQPRHRESPGVSAEHRRQMLALALAGGGELQLDERELLRPGPTYTVDTLEELRGELGEEVSISFCMGLDSLLTLPSWHRWERLLELAHLVVVARPGWRLPGEGEVAELLERHGGGVGQLHREPCGRLVVREQTLLPISATGIRQLIAAGRSPRYLLPDAVLEYIENNQLYRTATENGR, from the coding sequence ATGGATAGTAAGCTACACACCATCGCCCTGTTCGGCGGCACCTTCGACCCTGTGCACTTCGGCCACCTGCGTATGGCCCTGGAGCTTCGCGAGGCGTTGGGGGTCGACGAGATGCGCATTCTACCCAGCCGACAGCCGCGCCATCGGGAGAGCCCGGGGGTATCGGCGGAACACCGCCGGCAGATGCTGGCGCTTGCGCTGGCGGGCGGTGGGGAACTGCAACTGGACGAACGCGAACTCCTGCGCCCCGGCCCCACTTACACGGTGGATACGCTGGAGGAACTGCGCGGGGAACTGGGGGAGGAAGTATCCATCAGCTTCTGCATGGGGCTGGATTCGCTGCTCACCCTGCCCAGTTGGCACCGCTGGGAGCGGCTGCTGGAGCTGGCCCACCTGGTGGTGGTCGCCCGCCCGGGCTGGCGGCTGCCCGGGGAAGGAGAGGTGGCGGAACTGCTGGAGAGGCACGGCGGTGGGGTAGGGCAACTGCACCGGGAGCCCTGCGGGCGCCTGGTGGTGCGGGAGCAGACACTGCTGCCGATATCCGCCACCGGTATCCGCCAACTGATCGCCGCTGGCCGGTCGCCGCGCTACCTGCTGCCGGATGCGGTATTGGAATATATTGAAAACAATCAACTCTATCGAACGGCCACTGAAAACGGCCGATAA
- the rsfS gene encoding ribosome silencing factor, which yields MTNIKDIALAALEDLKGKDIVALDVSEMSDVMDTLVICTGTSNRQVKSLADNVVEEGKKAGVRPIGVEGKEQGEWVLVDYGDLVVHVMLADVRSFYDLEKLWSLTPSGRQ from the coding sequence ATGACGAATATCAAAGATATCGCCCTGGCGGCACTGGAAGATCTCAAGGGCAAGGACATCGTCGCCCTGGACGTCTCGGAAATGAGCGATGTGATGGACACCTTGGTGATCTGCACCGGTACTTCCAACCGCCAGGTGAAGTCCCTGGCGGACAACGTGGTGGAGGAGGGCAAGAAAGCCGGAGTCCGTCCCATCGGCGTCGAGGGCAAGGAGCAGGGCGAGTGGGTGTTGGTGGACTACGGGGACCTGGTGGTGCACGTAATGCTGGCGGATGTGCGCAGCTTCTATGACCTGGAGAAGCTCTGGTCGCTTACGCCCTCCGGGAGGCAGTAA
- the rlmH gene encoding 23S rRNA (pseudouridine(1915)-N(3))-methyltransferase RlmH, translating to MKIRILAAGGKMPSWVQEGYAEYAKRLPREIVLEMVEIPLGQRGQKSSPALVEKARQKEGEAMLAALAPRDHVVALDVKGKPWSTEQLSRQLADWQMLGENVSLLIGGPDGLAPDCLARARQRWSLSPLTLPHPLVRVVLAEQLYRAWTLLAGHPYHK from the coding sequence ATGAAAATCCGTATTCTCGCCGCCGGTGGCAAGATGCCGAGCTGGGTGCAGGAAGGCTATGCCGAGTACGCCAAGCGGTTGCCCCGGGAAATAGTTCTGGAAATGGTGGAAATCCCCCTGGGCCAGCGCGGCCAGAAAAGCTCGCCAGCGCTGGTGGAAAAAGCCCGCCAGAAGGAAGGCGAGGCGATGCTGGCGGCGCTGGCGCCGCGCGACCATGTAGTCGCGCTGGACGTGAAGGGCAAGCCCTGGAGCACGGAGCAGCTGTCCCGGCAACTGGCGGACTGGCAGATGCTGGGCGAAAACGTCAGCCTGCTGATCGGGGGGCCAGACGGCCTGGCGCCCGATTGCCTGGCGCGCGCCCGGCAGCGCTGGTCCCTGTCGCCGCTCACTTTGCCCCACCCGTTGGTACGGGTGGTGCTGGCGGAACAGCTGTACCGCGCCTGGACACTGCTCGCCGGGCACCCGTATCACAAATAA